The sequence TCCGCTTATCTCGCGCCCCATTAGAGGATGTTTTAAAAGGGTAGGCTTTAGCCTCAAATACAACTCAGAGGCGCGATCGCAAACCCTGGAACCCTGATTCTCTCGTATTAGCTTCTAGGTAGCTAGGGTGGTGAAACACACCCTGAAAGACTTTTAAAACATCGCAAAGCAAGATACCCTACACCCCTTGCTGATTCCCTGGCTTGGGCTTAAAATGTAAAAAACGTAAGACGCTATTGACAGTTTCAAAATGATTTGCCATTATGAGGTGTAGGGAAGGGCAAGTAAACATGAACAAAAGTTTTAAGCAAATCCCGATGTCCGAATTAAGAGTCAAGCTGCCAAAACTTAGGCGGCAAGTTCAGTCGGGTAACTTGCGGATTGTATGTACTCACTATGGTGAAGTTGCAGCCTTTTTGCTTCCACTTCAAGATATTGATGCTCTCAATTCAGAAGAGGGTGAGCCTAGTATTCAGAACAGTGAAGAGATTCCTCTCACTGAGTTTCGTGATCAGCTAACCGAATCCTGGGAGAGGCTTTTGGGTGGAATAGATTGTATCTATCTGACGTTTCATAAAAGGCGG comes from Neosynechococcus sphagnicola sy1 and encodes:
- a CDS encoding type II toxin-antitoxin system Phd/YefM family antitoxin, with product MNKSFKQIPMSELRVKLPKLRRQVQSGNLRIVCTHYGEVAAFLLPLQDIDALNSEEGEPSIQNSEEIPLTEFRDQLTESWERLLGGIDCIYLTFHKRRVVAFVSPRFTHYLSLPLIGDADKVLFVPSEIQV